Proteins co-encoded in one Streptococcus pyogenes genomic window:
- the speG gene encoding streptococcal pyrogenic exotoxin SpeG, with protein sequence MKTNILTIIILSCVFSYGSQLAYADENLKDLKRSLRFAYNITPCDYENVEIAFVTTNSIHINTKQKRSECILYVDSIVSLGITDQFIKGDKVDVFGLPYNFSPPYVDNIYGGIVKHSNQGNKSLQFVGILNQDGKETYLPSEAVRIKKKQFTLQEFDFKIRKFLMEKYNIYDSESRYTSGSLFLATKDSKHYEVDLFNKDDKLLSRDSFFKRYKDNKIFNSEEISHFDIYLKTH encoded by the coding sequence ATGAAAACAAACATTTTGACAATTATCATATTATCATGTGTTTTTAGCTATGGAAGTCAATTAGCTTATGCAGATGAAAATTTAAAAGATTTAAAAAGAAGTTTAAGATTTGCCTATAATATTACCCCATGCGATTATGAAAATGTAGAAATTGCATTTGTTACTACAAATAGCATACATATTAATACTAAACAAAAAAGATCGGAATGTATTCTTTATGTTGATTCTATTGTATCTTTAGGCATTACTGATCAGTTTATAAAAGGGGATAAGGTCGATGTTTTTGGTCTCCCTTATAATTTTTCCCCACCTTATGTAGATAATATTTATGGTGGTATTGTAAAACATTCGAATCAAGGAAATAAATCATTACAGTTTGTAGGAATTTTAAATCAAGATGGGAAAGAAACTTATTTGCCCTCTGAGGCTGTTCGCATAAAAAAGAAACAGTTTACTTTACAGGAATTTGATTTTAAAATAAGAAAATTTCTAATGGAAAAATACAATATCTATGATTCGGAATCGCGTTATACATCGGGGAGCCTTTTCCTTGCTACTAAAGATAGTAAACATTATGAAGTTGATTTATTTAATAAGGATGATAAGCTTTTAAGTCGAGACAGTTTCTTTAAAAGGTATAAAGATAATAAGATTTTTAATAGTGAAGAAATTAGTCATTTTGATATCTACTTAAAAACGCACTAG
- a CDS encoding glucose-6-phosphate isomerase, translating into MSHITFDYSKVLESFAGQHEIDFLQGQVTEADKLLREGTGPGSDFLGWLDLPENYDKDEFARILTAAEKIKADSEVLVVIGIGGSYLGAKAAIDFLNHHFANLQTAKERKAPQILYAGNSISSTYLADLVEYVQDKEFSVNVISKSGTTTEPAIAFRVFKELLVKKYGQEEANKRIYATTDKVKGAVKVEADANNWETFVVPDNVGGRFSVLTAVGLLPIAASGADITALMEGANAARKDLSSDKISENIAYQYAAVRNVLYRKGYITEILANYEPSLQYFGEWWKQLAGESEGKDQKGIYPTSANFSTDLHSLGQFIQEGYRNLFETVIRVDNPRKNVIIPELAEDLDGLGYLQGKDVDFVNKKATDGVLLAHTDGGVPNMFVTLPAQDEFTLGYTIYFFELAIAVSGYMNAVNPFDQPGVEAYKRNMFALLGKPGFEALSAELNARL; encoded by the coding sequence ATGTCACATATTACATTTGATTATTCAAAAGTCCTCGAGTCATTTGCGGGACAACATGAAATTGATTTTTTACAAGGCCAAGTAACAGAAGCTGACAAGTTATTGCGTGAAGGAACTGGACCAGGTTCAGATTTCTTGGGCTGGCTTGATCTTCCAGAAAACTATGATAAAGATGAATTTGCACGTATCTTGACTGCTGCTGAAAAGATTAAGGCAGACAGCGAAGTTCTTGTGGTGATCGGTATCGGTGGGTCATACCTTGGTGCCAAAGCAGCGATTGATTTTTTAAATCATCATTTTGCTAACTTGCAAACTGCCAAAGAGCGCAAAGCCCCACAAATTCTTTACGCTGGAAACTCTATTTCATCTACTTACCTTGCCGATTTAGTTGAATACGTTCAAGACAAAGAGTTCTCAGTAAACGTGATCTCTAAATCAGGTACAACCACTGAACCAGCTATTGCCTTTCGCGTGTTCAAAGAACTTTTGGTTAAAAAATATGGCCAAGAAGAAGCTAACAAACGTATCTACGCTACCACAGACAAAGTTAAGGGTGCTGTTAAGGTAGAAGCTGACGCTAACAACTGGGAAACATTTGTGGTGCCAGATAATGTTGGTGGTCGTTTCTCAGTCTTGACTGCTGTTGGTTTGCTTCCAATTGCTGCATCAGGTGCAGATATTACTGCTCTTATGGAAGGGGCAAATGCTGCTCGTAAAGACCTTTCTTCAGACAAAATCTCTGAAAACATTGCTTACCAATACGCTGCTGTTCGTAATGTGCTTTACCGTAAAGGCTACATCACTGAAATCTTGGCTAACTACGAGCCATCTCTTCAGTACTTTGGCGAATGGTGGAAACAATTAGCTGGTGAATCAGAAGGAAAAGATCAAAAAGGGATTTACCCAACTTCAGCTAACTTCTCAACAGACCTTCACTCACTTGGTCAATTTATCCAAGAAGGTTACCGTAATCTCTTTGAAACAGTTATTCGTGTTGATAATCCTCGTAAAAATGTTATCATTCCTGAATTAGCAGAAGACCTAGATGGACTTGGTTACCTTCAAGGTAAAGACGTTGATTTCGTTAACAAGAAAGCTACAGATGGTGTGCTTCTTGCCCACACAGATGGCGGCGTGCCAAACATGTTTGTCACTCTTCCAGCTCAAGACGAGTTTACCCTTGGTTACACTATTTACTTCTTTGAGCTTGCCATCGCTGTTTCAGGCTACATGAATGCTGTTAACCCATTTGATCAACCAGGTGTTGAAGCTTACAAACGTAACATGTTTGCGCTTCTTGGAAAACCAGGTTTTGAAGCATTATCAGCAGAGCTTAATGCTCGCCTCTAA
- a CDS encoding helix-turn-helix domain-containing protein, translating to MLDYYLESDIIDQKILLAILLTEKELTMAAACSQTTLTALKIKQYLRQFNALFKGYLRIELIKSRIYCEVLNDKREAFFYDIFALSDTLKMLTFLLLDNPKHKSIAVYTRKQGISQSKAYRLIHKLKHYLQDIGLNIVDNTVIGDELKIRYLIALLHKEYGIILYDIQPADIETIHAFIFAAQKNLQPSAFLDRRFLFFDVLLMLTWKRHRYPVHLPHLALFEHLKSLPIFDNIKTIAVDELAPRTRVTFSSDDFDYLFLIYLTTDNSFLSGYWTSHQRQQLYHLITKDPDYHLLIHRLQALVGKYSDIHEHIPNLIPFFKRTLYNLQTLITFDGYYFDQYQGNMLLLDKLETVIKDWLYDTGRQGSISSGHLHLMCLYLEQILESSIAPINITVIESQETVGNVIANFITSTIPSYKVKLSRVNILSDNIYPYDKPVDLVVTSQKLLPFLKELGVFPKETRLFGLSLDCIQQQREDLIKTILALHQNHYQKRLEELWRVPS from the coding sequence TTGTTAGATTATTATTTGGAATCCGATATTATTGACCAGAAAATCCTACTGGCTATTTTGTTGACAGAAAAAGAACTGACGATGGCAGCAGCTTGTTCTCAAACAACTTTGACTGCTTTAAAAATAAAGCAGTATCTTCGACAATTTAACGCCTTATTTAAAGGGTACTTACGTATTGAGCTTATTAAATCTCGTATTTATTGTGAGGTATTAAATGATAAGCGAGAAGCATTTTTTTATGACATTTTTGCCTTATCAGATACTCTAAAAATGTTGACATTCTTATTACTAGATAATCCCAAACACAAATCAATCGCTGTTTATACACGAAAACAAGGGATATCCCAGTCAAAAGCTTATCGTCTTATTCATAAATTAAAACATTATTTACAAGACATTGGTTTAAATATTGTAGACAATACTGTTATCGGAGATGAACTTAAAATACGGTATTTGATTGCTCTTTTACATAAAGAGTACGGCATTATATTATATGATATACAACCTGCAGACATTGAAACGATTCATGCTTTTATCTTTGCAGCACAAAAAAACTTACAACCTTCTGCCTTTTTAGATAGACGCTTCTTGTTTTTTGATGTGCTGTTGATGTTGACTTGGAAGCGCCATCGCTATCCTGTTCATTTGCCTCATTTAGCTCTTTTTGAACATCTCAAATCCTTGCCTATTTTTGACAATATCAAAACCATTGCCGTGGATGAGCTAGCACCTCGAACTCGTGTCACATTTTCGTCTGATGATTTTGACTATCTCTTTTTAATTTATTTAACGACTGATAACTCCTTCTTGAGTGGGTACTGGACAAGTCATCAGCGACAACAACTTTACCATTTAATCACCAAAGATCCCGATTATCATTTACTAATCCATCGTCTTCAGGCACTAGTTGGAAAATATTCCGATATTCATGAGCATATCCCTAACTTAATTCCTTTTTTCAAAAGAACTCTCTACAATTTACAAACTTTAATTACCTTTGATGGTTATTATTTTGATCAATATCAAGGCAACATGCTACTACTAGATAAGCTTGAAACCGTTATCAAAGATTGGCTTTATGACACAGGCCGTCAAGGCAGTATTAGTTCTGGTCACTTACACTTGATGTGTTTATACCTTGAGCAGATCTTGGAAAGCTCTATTGCTCCAATCAATATTACTGTTATTGAGAGCCAAGAAACTGTTGGTAACGTTATAGCTAATTTCATCACCTCAACTATCCCTTCTTACAAAGTTAAACTGTCACGGGTCAATATCTTATCTGATAATATTTATCCCTATGATAAACCTGTAGATCTGGTTGTAACCAGTCAGAAGCTCTTGCCTTTCTTAAAAGAACTCGGTGTTTTTCCCAAAGAGACCCGCTTGTTTGGTTTGAGTTTGGACTGTATCCAACAGCAGCGCGAAGATTTAATCAAAACCATCTTAGCCTTGCACCAGAACCACTACCAAAAACGTTTAGAAGAACTTTGGAGAGTTCCTTCTTAA